Proteins encoded within one genomic window of Paraglaciecola psychrophila 170:
- a CDS encoding ABC transporter ATP-binding protein yields the protein MTPTTMIKTNGISKTVTTTQGQLQILKPISFEVKAGESIAIVGASGSGKSTLLSLLAGLDEVSEGEIFIDGQAMQNMDEEQRAQLRGAKVGFIFQSFMLVQSLTALENIMLPAEIAGHDDAKKRALDILQLVGLDHRASHYPNQLSGGEQQRVAIARAFISEPKILFADEPTGNLDAANSDKIEKLLFELNQNSNTTLVLVTHDPVLAGRCQRQLHMQAGELTEVFSSTAVEQAALQVG from the coding sequence ATGACTCCAACAACTATGATTAAGACAAACGGTATTAGTAAAACAGTTACTACGACGCAAGGTCAATTACAGATCCTCAAGCCAATTAGCTTTGAAGTCAAGGCGGGTGAGTCGATTGCAATAGTTGGCGCGTCAGGCTCAGGTAAATCCACTTTGCTTAGCTTGTTGGCGGGACTCGATGAGGTGAGTGAGGGAGAAATATTTATAGATGGTCAAGCCATGCAAAACATGGATGAGGAACAGCGAGCCCAATTAAGAGGGGCTAAAGTGGGCTTTATTTTTCAAAGTTTTATGTTGGTTCAAAGTTTAACGGCATTAGAAAATATTATGTTACCAGCCGAGATAGCTGGCCACGATGATGCGAAAAAAAGAGCCTTGGACATTCTACAACTGGTGGGGCTCGATCATAGAGCAAGTCACTATCCAAATCAGTTATCTGGCGGTGAACAACAACGTGTCGCGATAGCGCGAGCGTTTATTTCTGAACCTAAAATCTTATTCGCAGATGAACCCACAGGTAATTTGGATGCAGCCAACAGCGACAAAATTGAAAAGTTATTGTTTGAGTTAAATCAAAATTCTAATACTACTCTGGTATTAGTGACTCACGACCCGGTGTTGGCAGGTAGATGTCAGCGTCAATTACACATGCAAGCGGGTGAGTTAACAGAGGTTTTCTCAAGCACAGCTGTTGAGCAAGCTGCTCTACAGGTGGGTTAG
- a CDS encoding arylesterase, translating to MLFLNINSLRNKIYILLILIPLLLISDQLQAKETKLLILGDSLSAAYGLKQEQGWVSLLQDAWQDKDIIIINAAISGETTDGALARLPRLLKQHSPTHIFVELGGNDGLQGHPVSKMRNNLEEIIQLSQASQVKVILQQMQIPTNYGKRYTQMFTGSYAQLAEQYALTMLPFFLENIALDKNLMQRDGIHPTAEAQIIIAKDMQKRLGDIFSPSRIKNNQLE from the coding sequence GTGCTGTTTCTTAATATCAATTCGTTACGAAATAAAATATATATATTATTGATCCTTATACCCTTATTACTGATTTCAGATCAGTTACAGGCTAAAGAAACCAAATTGCTTATCTTAGGTGATAGCCTAAGTGCTGCCTATGGTTTAAAGCAAGAGCAAGGCTGGGTAAGTTTGTTACAAGATGCGTGGCAAGACAAAGATATTATTATTATTAATGCTGCGATTAGCGGAGAAACTACAGACGGCGCCCTAGCTAGATTACCAAGATTGTTAAAACAACATAGTCCAACACATATTTTTGTTGAACTTGGTGGCAACGATGGTTTGCAAGGCCACCCTGTGAGTAAAATGCGCAACAATTTAGAGGAAATCATTCAATTATCGCAAGCAAGTCAGGTTAAAGTCATATTACAACAAATGCAAATACCGACTAATTATGGTAAAAGATACACCCAAATGTTTACCGGCAGTTACGCACAACTAGCTGAGCAATATGCTCTAACAATGCTTCCTTTCTTTTTAGAAAACATTGCTTTAGATAAAAATTTGATGCAACGAGATGGCATTCACCCAACTGCTGAAGCACAAATTATCATAGCCAAAGATATGCAAAAAAGACTAGGCGATATATTTTCCCCTAGCAGAATAAAAAACAACCAACTAGAATAG
- a CDS encoding amidohydrolase family protein encodes MNKLIKYSLLGSMLLTQVVAAKSIAIVGAKVHTMSSQGTIDNATVLIKDGKIQKVMQGEPALAGYEIIDAKGKVVTPGLIGASTSLGLVDVGFSAGTNDSNSSLTSISKTGAAFDVSYAINSDSSLMAIARIEGVTSAASSMGRTGQLFNGQGAMISLGNVSDPVIQAKAFISTRVGNSGADTMGGSRSVLWVSLEKALAEAKFAIGKPLTPIDEWHGELSRADIAALIPLVKGEMPLLIDARRAADIRQVIALKQRQPQLNIVITYATEGWRVAKVLADNDIPVILDPEANLPFGFDQLGSTLKNAGRLSAAGVKVSIGIETHNIRLARQHAGNAVANGLSWDQGLAALTINVAKLYGIDDKLGSLEAGKLADVVIWSGDPLEVTEAAEVVLIAGEKVDMQSRQSKLRDRYLTLQTNKPMQYVRP; translated from the coding sequence ATGAACAAATTAATTAAGTATTCATTGCTTGGCAGTATGTTGTTGACTCAAGTCGTTGCTGCGAAGAGCATCGCTATTGTGGGGGCGAAGGTGCATACCATGTCGTCGCAAGGCACTATTGATAATGCCACTGTGTTAATAAAAGATGGCAAGATCCAAAAAGTGATGCAAGGTGAGCCTGCATTAGCGGGATACGAGATTATTGACGCTAAAGGAAAAGTTGTGACGCCCGGTTTAATTGGCGCAAGTACGTCGCTAGGGTTAGTTGACGTGGGCTTTTCTGCAGGTACCAATGACAGTAATTCTAGTTTGACCAGTATTTCTAAGACTGGCGCAGCATTCGATGTGTCTTATGCTATCAACTCGGATTCGTCATTAATGGCGATTGCACGGATTGAAGGGGTAACGTCTGCCGCTAGCTCAATGGGGCGAACTGGGCAACTGTTTAACGGTCAAGGTGCGATGATTTCTTTAGGCAACGTCAGCGATCCAGTTATCCAAGCAAAGGCATTTATCAGCACTAGAGTAGGTAATAGTGGTGCCGACACAATGGGAGGCTCTCGAAGTGTACTTTGGGTTAGTCTAGAAAAAGCCCTTGCTGAAGCTAAGTTTGCGATTGGTAAACCGTTGACACCTATTGATGAATGGCATGGTGAATTGAGTAGGGCGGATATTGCGGCATTAATACCTTTGGTTAAAGGTGAAATGCCACTTCTAATTGATGCCCGCAGAGCGGCCGATATTCGTCAGGTTATTGCTTTAAAACAACGTCAACCCCAATTGAATATTGTTATTACGTATGCAACTGAAGGTTGGCGAGTGGCTAAAGTGTTGGCAGATAATGATATCCCAGTGATCCTTGATCCCGAAGCAAACCTGCCTTTTGGGTTTGACCAGTTAGGTTCAACCCTTAAAAATGCAGGTAGATTATCCGCTGCCGGTGTCAAAGTGAGTATTGGAATAGAAACCCATAATATTCGTCTGGCAAGGCAACACGCGGGTAACGCGGTGGCCAATGGACTAAGTTGGGATCAAGGCCTGGCTGCTTTAACTATTAACGTGGCTAAGCTTTATGGTATCGATGATAAGCTGGGTAGCCTCGAAGCCGGGAAGTTAGCGGATGTAGTTATTTGGTCTGGTGATCCGCTTGAGGTTACTGAGGCAGCGGAGGTGGTATTGATAGCAGGTGAAAAAGTCGATATGCAGTCAAGGCAGAGTAAACTGAGAGACCGTTACTTAACATTACAAACCAATAAACCAATGCAGTATGTTCGCCCTTAG
- a CDS encoding amidohydrolase has product MKILDNKRQLFKLAAVTSFFALVGCSESGEDKAKGPAFQINQNPFPSTYKPIVSKSVLITHATVLDGIGGVFNDSSVLLQDGKIVAIGNDLSVPDDGVIVDAKGKWVTPGIIDVHSHLGVYPAPGGTAHSDGNEATNPVTAEVWAEHSIWPQDAGFQRALAGGVTVMQILPGSANLVGGRGVTVKNLPSATVQDMKFPNAPYGMKMACGENPKRVYGQKGGPSTRMGNVAGYRQAWADAQNYQRSWDKYYADHEAGKKDAKVPKRDLKLETLALALKGEILVHMHCYRADDMGTMLDVMKEFNYKIAAFHHAVESYKIADQLAEAGVCSAMWADWWGFKLEAYDGIQENIPMVHAANACAIVHSDSDLGIQRLNQEAAKAWANGRRAGIDISQADAWQWLSANPAKSLGIFEQTGSLEKGKNADVVIWSADPFSTYAQAEHVYLDGALIYDRNVPASWPVSDFELGQPGEGDSK; this is encoded by the coding sequence ATGAAAATTTTAGACAACAAGCGACAGCTGTTTAAATTAGCTGCTGTTACAAGCTTTTTTGCTTTGGTGGGGTGTTCTGAATCAGGCGAAGATAAGGCCAAAGGGCCTGCATTTCAAATCAATCAAAACCCTTTTCCAAGTACCTACAAACCTATTGTCAGCAAAAGTGTTTTAATTACTCATGCCACGGTTTTAGATGGCATCGGTGGTGTTTTTAATGACAGTTCGGTGTTGTTACAAGATGGCAAGATTGTTGCCATAGGTAACGATTTGTCTGTGCCGGATGATGGTGTGATTGTTGATGCTAAAGGTAAATGGGTTACCCCTGGTATTATTGATGTGCATAGCCATTTAGGGGTATATCCTGCTCCCGGTGGTACCGCACATTCTGATGGTAACGAGGCAACCAACCCTGTAACAGCGGAGGTGTGGGCTGAACATTCTATTTGGCCTCAAGATGCTGGCTTTCAACGAGCCTTAGCGGGTGGCGTCACTGTGATGCAAATTTTACCAGGCTCTGCGAATTTAGTTGGCGGGCGAGGCGTAACCGTCAAAAACTTGCCTAGTGCAACCGTGCAAGATATGAAATTTCCTAATGCGCCTTACGGTATGAAAATGGCCTGCGGTGAAAACCCTAAAAGAGTATATGGTCAAAAAGGTGGACCTTCTACACGTATGGGTAATGTGGCTGGTTACAGACAAGCTTGGGCCGATGCACAAAACTATCAGCGCAGCTGGGATAAATATTATGCTGATCATGAAGCAGGTAAAAAAGACGCTAAAGTCCCTAAACGTGACCTAAAACTGGAAACTTTAGCCTTAGCATTAAAAGGCGAAATTTTAGTGCATATGCATTGTTATCGGGCTGATGATATGGGCACTATGCTGGATGTAATGAAAGAGTTTAATTACAAAATTGCAGCGTTTCATCATGCGGTTGAGTCATACAAAATAGCTGACCAACTAGCAGAAGCTGGTGTGTGTTCGGCAATGTGGGCTGATTGGTGGGGCTTTAAGTTAGAAGCTTATGATGGAATTCAAGAAAATATACCGATGGTTCATGCAGCCAATGCCTGCGCGATAGTACATTCTGATAGTGATTTGGGTATTCAACGATTAAACCAAGAAGCAGCCAAAGCGTGGGCCAACGGTCGCCGTGCAGGTATCGACATTAGCCAAGCTGACGCATGGCAATGGTTATCCGCTAACCCTGCGAAATCGTTGGGTATATTTGAGCAAACGGGCTCTTTGGAAAAGGGCAAAAATGCTGATGTGGTGATTTGGAGCGCTGATCCGTTTTCGACTTATGCTCAAGCAGAACACGTTTATTTAGACGGAGCATTAATCTATGACCGCAACGTTCCCGCATCATGGCCTGTCAGTGATTTTGAGCTAGGACAACCCGGTGAAGGAGACAGCAAATGA
- a CDS encoding tRNA-dihydrouridine synthase: MHITLAPMEGVVDHLMRDMLTQVGGFDLCVTEFVRIVEQLMPKHVFYRICPELNNQGFTPNGVPVKVQLLGQHADWLAENAYRAIELGSHGVDLNFGCPAKTVNKSKGGAILLREPETIYKIVSAVRQAVPKDHTVSAKMRLGFDDTSLAIANAQAIADAGATSLVIHARTKVDGYKPPAYWDWIAKIKQHVNIPIVANGEIWNAQDAVNCQQQSACENIMLGRGALAMPNLAQVIKNTQQHMPWEQVKALLVQYSGYELFGDKGKYYPNRVKQWLGYLSRQYPQAEDLFMSIRRLKSADEILQHIQS; encoded by the coding sequence ATGCATATTACTTTAGCCCCGATGGAAGGGGTCGTTGATCACCTAATGCGGGACATGTTGACCCAAGTGGGCGGATTTGACCTGTGCGTGACCGAGTTTGTTAGGATTGTAGAACAGCTCATGCCTAAACATGTGTTTTATAGGATATGCCCTGAATTAAATAATCAAGGTTTTACACCTAACGGTGTGCCTGTCAAAGTCCAGTTGTTAGGTCAACACGCAGATTGGTTGGCAGAAAATGCTTATCGAGCCATCGAGTTGGGATCCCATGGAGTTGATCTTAACTTTGGTTGTCCGGCTAAAACAGTTAACAAGAGCAAAGGTGGTGCAATACTACTTCGCGAGCCTGAAACTATTTACAAAATAGTCAGTGCCGTGCGCCAAGCCGTGCCTAAAGACCACACCGTGAGTGCCAAAATGCGTTTGGGGTTTGATGATACTTCTTTGGCGATAGCCAATGCACAGGCCATTGCTGATGCAGGGGCTACCTCATTAGTTATTCATGCCCGAACCAAAGTCGATGGTTATAAACCGCCTGCCTATTGGGACTGGATTGCGAAAATAAAACAACATGTGAATATTCCGATCGTCGCTAATGGTGAGATTTGGAACGCGCAAGACGCGGTAAATTGCCAACAGCAATCTGCTTGTGAAAATATCATGTTGGGCCGCGGTGCTTTGGCGATGCCTAATTTGGCTCAGGTGATAAAAAACACCCAGCAACATATGCCATGGGAGCAAGTAAAGGCATTATTGGTACAATATTCTGGTTATGAATTATTTGGGGATAAAGGCAAATATTATCCTAACCGGGTGAAACAATGGTTGGGTTACTTGAGTCGTCAATACCCACAAGCTGAGGATTTGTTTATGAGTATCCGAAGACTGAAAAGTGCGGACGAAATTTTGCAGCATATTCAATCCTAG
- a CDS encoding DUF1289 domain-containing protein → MTNTPSTVESPCVQNCCLDDQDMCLGCFRMLDEILIWSTASSKQQLDIVLACGTRRQQKSQNESR, encoded by the coding sequence ATGACCAATACACCATCAACCGTCGAATCTCCTTGTGTCCAAAATTGCTGTCTTGATGACCAAGATATGTGTTTGGGATGTTTTAGAATGTTAGATGAAATATTAATTTGGAGCACCGCGAGCTCAAAACAGCAGCTTGATATTGTGCTGGCATGTGGCACTCGTAGGCAGCAAAAATCACAAAACGAGTCGCGCTAA
- a CDS encoding acyl-CoA dehydrogenase family protein → MKFYYVAIQSASHDMQVCGGHGYIKEWGMEQIYRDVRIATMFEGTTGIQTLDLLGHKILLTRSKSLKAFSKDVLVFSKDKSMTSGNPHNVK, encoded by the coding sequence TTGAAGTTCTACTATGTTGCAATACAAAGCGCCAGTCATGATATGCAAGTATGTGGTGGCCATGGTTATATTAAAGAATGGGGTATGGAGCAGATTTATCGTGACGTGCGTATTGCGACTATGTTCGAAGGTACAACCGGCATTCAGACATTAGATTTATTGGGTCATAAAATATTACTCACCCGTAGTAAATCTTTAAAAGCTTTCAGTAAAGATGTACTCGTTTTCAGCAAAGACAAAAGCATGACTTCTGGTAACCCCCATAACGTCAAATGA
- the gltX gene encoding glutamate--tRNA ligase has translation MTTVTRFAPSPTGYLHVGGARTALYSWLYAKSKGGKFVLRIEDTDIERSTQAAIDAILEGMQWLGLDWDEGPFYQTQRFDRYNQFIDQLLAEGKAYKCFMPSAELDAIREEQMAKGEKPRYPGTWRERTDHPQDKPFAIRFKTPQEGSVIIKDYIRGDIEIANSELDDLIIRRSDGAPTYNFCVVVDDWDMGISHVVRGEDHINNTPRQINILQALGAPIPEYAHVSMILGDDGKKLSKRTNAVGVMEFRDEGYLPQALLNYLVRLGWSHGDQEIFSVEEMIELFSLDAIGQSASAFNTDKLIWLNQHYIKTLPAKEVAEHARWHFAQQGIDINQGPALEDVITVQADRVKTLKELAQISGYFYQEYEALDEKAAKKHLRPVAKEALLLVQSKLSALTQWNTESIHNAINQTAEELDVGMGKVGMPLRVAVTGAGNSPALDLTLNLLKPAQIEQRINKALEYIANRENT, from the coding sequence ATGACAACAGTTACCCGTTTCGCTCCAAGTCCCACAGGTTATCTTCACGTTGGTGGTGCACGTACTGCACTTTACTCTTGGTTATACGCCAAAAGTAAAGGCGGAAAATTTGTGTTACGTATCGAAGATACTGATATTGAACGTTCCACCCAAGCCGCTATCGACGCAATCCTTGAAGGTATGCAGTGGTTAGGTTTAGATTGGGATGAAGGACCGTTTTATCAGACTCAGCGTTTTGACCGCTATAACCAATTTATCGACCAACTGTTAGCCGAAGGTAAAGCTTATAAGTGCTTTATGCCATCTGCTGAATTGGATGCCATTCGTGAAGAACAAATGGCTAAAGGCGAAAAGCCTCGTTATCCGGGTACATGGCGTGAGCGCACTGATCATCCTCAAGACAAGCCCTTTGCGATTCGTTTTAAAACGCCCCAAGAAGGTAGTGTGATAATTAAAGATTATATCCGTGGTGATATCGAGATCGCTAACAGCGAATTAGATGACTTAATTATTCGTCGCAGTGACGGGGCGCCGACCTATAATTTTTGCGTGGTGGTAGATGATTGGGATATGGGCATTAGCCATGTAGTTCGCGGTGAAGATCATATAAACAACACTCCCCGTCAAATTAATATATTACAGGCCTTAGGTGCACCTATTCCAGAGTATGCCCACGTATCTATGATTTTAGGTGACGACGGTAAAAAATTATCAAAACGCACCAATGCGGTCGGTGTGATGGAATTTAGAGATGAAGGTTATCTACCACAAGCATTACTAAATTATTTGGTGCGCCTTGGTTGGTCACATGGTGATCAAGAAATATTCTCAGTAGAAGAAATGATTGAGTTATTTTCTTTAGATGCAATAGGTCAGTCTGCCTCTGCGTTTAATACAGATAAACTTATTTGGTTAAATCAACATTATATTAAAACACTGCCTGCCAAAGAAGTGGCTGAACATGCTAGATGGCATTTTGCTCAACAAGGTATTGATATTAATCAAGGCCCAGCACTAGAAGATGTGATTACTGTGCAGGCTGATAGGGTTAAAACCTTAAAAGAACTTGCTCAAATTAGTGGTTATTTTTATCAAGAATATGAAGCCCTTGATGAAAAAGCGGCTAAAAAGCATTTACGACCTGTCGCTAAAGAAGCTTTGCTGCTGGTGCAAAGTAAATTATCAGCTTTGACACAGTGGAATACTGAGTCTATTCATAACGCGATTAATCAAACTGCTGAAGAGTTAGACGTGGGTATGGGGAAAGTGGGCATGCCATTACGAGTTGCAGTAACCGGCGCTGGTAATTCACCGGCATTAGATTTAACATTAAATTTACTTAAACCGGCTCAAATTGAACAACGTATAAACAAAGCGCTGGAATATATAGCAAACAGAGAAAATACCTAA
- a CDS encoding response regulator — protein sequence MNSQLAKHTKVLIVDDQALAKGYMKYSLEELGFSDITYVDKINLALTTLRNQRFDLIICSYNLKHEQDGYYFYDEMKANGELPLSTAFVFISADTNSDLVQSIIELQPDDFLAKPFTVKELDRRLSRVLARKKALNDVYLCIDKQQFIRALSEVELFLGNPKHSEFFPLALKIKGEMLTACGNFQQAKDFYLAILKVQIFTWAQLGLVNSYLHLNEDELAEKLVLRLAFKPDSQLAAYDLLTALQIKQNDFDTALECVMMATEISPRSIRRHKTALDLSRITHDYETQFEAAKKIVRFAKNSIHDNPENYLNVARAGIDYAMTTEASDTDRLIKQAKEYVRQLKQAFPKADVQEQMKVVNARIMYLEDEKDNALGLLNKLDEDSWDNEGVDALLDKAKIFHDVGLHERSQAVLQQIEERCKDDPNQSQIFLHYINQEKEEKSAIKFSSKDLNNTAVEYFQKGEIDNAMEVFTQAFTIMPKNTSIALNLMQVISSQAATLGAVNLSDPILKKCIKTIENTKLNDVQQERYHKIRTILDALE from the coding sequence ATGAATTCACAACTGGCTAAACATACCAAAGTACTCATCGTAGATGATCAAGCCTTAGCTAAGGGATATATGAAATATTCCTTAGAGGAGCTAGGATTTAGCGACATTACTTATGTGGATAAAATCAACCTTGCTCTAACCACATTACGAAATCAGCGATTTGATTTAATCATTTGTTCTTACAACTTAAAACACGAACAAGATGGTTATTATTTTTATGATGAAATGAAAGCTAATGGAGAGCTGCCTTTAAGCACCGCTTTTGTATTTATTAGTGCCGATACTAACTCAGATCTAGTACAGAGTATTATTGAATTACAACCTGACGATTTTTTAGCTAAGCCTTTTACAGTTAAAGAGTTAGATCGAAGATTAAGCCGAGTATTGGCCCGCAAAAAAGCCTTAAATGATGTATATTTGTGTATCGATAAACAGCAATTTATTCGGGCTTTATCAGAGGTAGAGTTGTTTCTAGGTAACCCTAAACATTCAGAGTTTTTCCCGTTAGCATTAAAAATAAAAGGTGAGATGCTTACGGCATGCGGCAATTTTCAACAGGCCAAAGACTTCTATTTAGCTATATTAAAAGTGCAAATCTTCACATGGGCGCAATTAGGATTAGTAAATAGTTATCTGCATCTCAATGAAGACGAGTTAGCAGAAAAACTGGTATTACGTTTAGCCTTCAAACCAGACTCGCAGCTTGCCGCATACGACCTGCTAACCGCTTTACAGATCAAACAAAATGACTTTGACACCGCACTGGAGTGCGTGATGATGGCCACCGAAATTTCTCCTCGGAGTATCCGTCGACATAAGACAGCCCTAGATCTATCGCGTATTACTCATGATTATGAAACCCAATTCGAAGCAGCGAAAAAAATTGTTCGTTTTGCCAAAAACTCGATTCATGATAACCCTGAAAATTATTTAAACGTTGCCAGAGCAGGAATCGACTATGCCATGACAACAGAGGCATCTGATACCGATAGATTAATCAAACAAGCAAAGGAATATGTTAGGCAGCTTAAACAGGCGTTTCCTAAAGCCGATGTGCAAGAGCAAATGAAAGTTGTCAATGCCAGGATAATGTATCTCGAAGATGAAAAAGATAATGCTTTAGGCTTACTTAATAAGCTTGACGAAGACAGTTGGGACAACGAAGGCGTAGACGCATTGTTAGACAAAGCCAAAATATTTCATGATGTAGGCTTACATGAACGCTCACAGGCTGTATTACAACAAATAGAAGAACGTTGTAAGGACGATCCTAATCAAAGTCAAATATTTTTACATTACATTAATCAAGAAAAAGAAGAGAAGTCTGCGATTAAATTTAGTTCGAAGGACTTAAACAACACGGCAGTTGAGTATTTTCAAAAAGGAGAGATTGACAATGCCATGGAGGTCTTCACACAAGCATTTACCATAATGCCCAAAAACACTTCCATTGCCCTTAATCTGATGCAGGTAATTTCATCCCAGGCGGCAACATTAGGTGCAGTAAACCTATCTGACCCTATACTCAAAAAGTGTATTAAAACGATTGAAAATACTAAATTAAATGATGTGCAACAAGAAAGATATCACAAAATCCGCACTATTTTAGATGCTTTGGAGTGA
- a CDS encoding SDR family oxidoreductase, whose protein sequence is MPTNKIVIITGASRGIGAATAKLFAQKGYAVCINFLTDEIAAKPLKNEILQFNVKCITVKADVSKACEVQRLFDTVDQELGCLSVLVNNVGILKKQCRLDEIDEQRFSQVLTTNVMSCFLCSKQAVKRISSKYGGKGGAIINVSSGAAKSGSPNEYIDYAASKGAINSLTKGLALEVANEAIRVNAVRPGLIHTDIHTSGGEPSRIERLKSKIPMQRGGQPAEVAEAIYWLASEKSSFVTGSFVDIAGGL, encoded by the coding sequence ATGCCAACTAACAAAATAGTGATTATTACCGGTGCAAGTAGGGGAATTGGAGCAGCCACAGCTAAACTTTTTGCACAAAAAGGTTATGCCGTGTGTATTAACTTCTTAACTGATGAAATTGCTGCTAAGCCGTTAAAAAATGAAATTCTTCAATTCAATGTTAAATGTATCACGGTGAAAGCCGATGTTTCCAAAGCTTGTGAAGTACAACGTCTATTCGATACCGTTGACCAAGAGTTAGGCTGCTTGTCTGTACTGGTTAATAACGTGGGGATTTTAAAAAAACAATGTCGTCTTGATGAAATCGATGAACAACGATTTAGTCAAGTGCTGACCACCAATGTGATGAGTTGTTTTTTGTGTTCAAAACAAGCCGTTAAACGTATTTCCAGTAAGTATGGAGGCAAGGGTGGAGCGATAATCAACGTTTCATCTGGTGCGGCTAAAAGTGGCTCTCCTAACGAATATATAGATTATGCTGCTTCCAAGGGCGCAATTAATAGTTTGACCAAAGGTTTAGCGCTGGAAGTGGCAAATGAAGCTATTCGAGTGAATGCCGTGAGGCCAGGCCTTATTCATACTGATATTCATACTTCGGGTGGCGAACCAAGCCGTATCGAGAGACTTAAATCAAAAATACCGATGCAAAGAGGCGGTCAACCTGCAGAAGTTGCCGAGGCGATATACTGGTTAGCATCAGAAAAATCTTCATTTGTGACGGGGAGCTTCGTCGATATTGCAGGTGGTTTGTAA
- the kynU gene encoding kynureninase: MNFDEIITLDKADPLAKKRLEFDLPANTIYLDGNSLGALPKSVKSRVAEVVSQQWGNDLIKSWNSHNWIDLPIKVGEKIAPLIGAAQGQVICCDSISVNLFKLLCSALKLNSERTVVLSTKDNFPTDLYMVQGLSDLLGPDLCQLQMVEEQDIQKNLTESVAVLLLTQVNFRTGKLLDMAKLTQLAHEKGILVIWDLAHSAGALPVELDTCEADFAVGCGYKYLNGGPGSPAFLYVAKRHQEAVKQPLCGWMGHAKPFAFDANYQPSPNINQFQCGTPSVISMSVLDAALDVWQDVDMLHIRNKSEALADVFINLVKVHHCLHELILCSPDDVKLRGSQLAFSHDAAFAICQALIEKSVIADFRAPNILRFGFTPLYTSFEDIWLAVTTLVSIVESEQYKEQRFNVALKVT, translated from the coding sequence ATGAATTTTGATGAGATTATTACTTTAGATAAAGCCGATCCTTTGGCTAAAAAGCGCCTTGAATTCGATCTTCCGGCTAATACTATTTACTTGGATGGTAATTCATTAGGAGCGTTGCCTAAATCGGTCAAATCAAGGGTGGCAGAGGTCGTTAGCCAACAGTGGGGAAACGACTTAATTAAAAGTTGGAATAGCCATAACTGGATTGATTTGCCGATTAAGGTTGGCGAAAAAATAGCGCCTCTGATTGGAGCGGCCCAAGGCCAAGTAATTTGTTGTGACTCTATTTCTGTGAATTTATTTAAGCTGTTATGCAGTGCGCTTAAACTTAACTCTGAGCGAACAGTGGTGCTGTCGACAAAAGACAACTTTCCGACTGACTTATATATGGTGCAAGGGTTGAGTGACTTGTTAGGACCCGACCTATGCCAACTTCAAATGGTTGAAGAGCAGGATATACAGAAAAATTTAACCGAGTCTGTAGCTGTATTATTACTTACCCAAGTAAATTTTCGAACGGGTAAGTTATTGGATATGGCAAAGCTAACTCAGCTTGCTCATGAAAAAGGTATTTTGGTCATTTGGGATTTAGCCCATAGCGCCGGTGCTCTGCCTGTGGAGCTAGATACATGTGAAGCGGATTTTGCTGTGGGTTGTGGTTACAAATATTTGAATGGTGGACCTGGTTCACCGGCATTTTTATACGTAGCCAAACGCCACCAAGAAGCGGTTAAACAACCATTATGTGGTTGGATGGGACATGCAAAACCCTTTGCTTTTGACGCTAATTATCAGCCTTCACCTAATATTAATCAGTTTCAGTGCGGTACACCTAGTGTGATATCCATGAGTGTTTTGGATGCGGCGCTTGATGTGTGGCAAGACGTGGATATGTTACACATCAGAAATAAGTCTGAGGCGCTAGCGGATGTATTTATCAATCTGGTTAAAGTGCACCACTGTTTGCATGAATTGATTCTGTGTTCGCCCGATGATGTAAAGCTAAGAGGTAGCCAACTAGCTTTCTCTCATGATGCTGCGTTTGCCATTTGCCAAGCCTTAATTGAAAAAAGTGTGATAGCCGATTTTCGTGCTCCCAATATATTGCGCTTTGGTTTTACACCACTTTATACCTCGTTTGAGGATATATGGCTGGCTGTGACAACCTTGGTCAGTATTGTAGAAAGTGAGCAATACAAGGAACAACGTTTTAATGTCGCTTTAAAGGTGACTTAG
- a CDS encoding lipase/esterase, protein MGHSAGGHLALLAGGEIKQLKGVIGLAAITDIAEYAMGSNSSQKVTNNFM, encoded by the coding sequence GTGGGGCATTCTGCTGGTGGGCATTTGGCCTTGCTTGCTGGTGGCGAAATTAAACAGTTAAAAGGTGTGATCGGTTTAGCTGCGATAACGGATATTGCAGAATACGCAATGGGTTCAAATAGTAGCCAGAAAGTTACAAATAATTTTATGTAA